The Ornithorhynchus anatinus isolate Pmale09 chromosome 11, mOrnAna1.pri.v4, whole genome shotgun sequence genomic interval CATCGGTACAGACTCACGTCTTTggcttgttgggttttttttttggttttttttggggggggggttggtttttggtttttttacagACTAGCAGTGGCATCGGAAATAGAGCGGGCCCGAAGGATCCATTCGCAGTCCATCTAAAGGTAACCTGggcgggcttgggggtggggaggggggagataccGCCGACGCGGTGCTCTGAGTCTTGCGCTTTCCAAAATATTCTTTCCAAGACAAAACGAAAGATAAATATTCAACCCCCAAATAAAGTCCTTGATAATGATTGAATCTCACTTGTttgttctcttttcttccttcctccctccctcccttcctcccttctttctttcccttccctctttctctctctttccttccttctctctttctttccttccttctctctttccttccttccttctttctatctttccttgcttctttctttccttgtttctttctttccctcttcctccaaagGTGGTCAGAGAAaagggtttaaaaaaaatcagcagaatTCGGGGTTGGGGGTGTCCCCGAACACAGCACCTTCCCGTCTGGGCCCAGCGGGGCGGGCTCGGTTCAACAACCGTTTCTTGGATTTTTGCAGTTGGTTTAGATATCCCAATCGATACCGAAATGaagactgggggagaggggagccctaATATCAGTGTTcgccacagccctggatcattaTTGGTCGAGCTCGTGTTCGCCTTGCCCAAAGGGTCCGATTATTTCCCTATGCGGATGGCTTATACCTCAAGAATAAATCGTTTCTCGTCTAGTGTTCGGTCGGAGGCCCCCCCCGGCTTCACCGCAGGGCCGTTTTGTGTCGCGATTGGGTCCCCGCAGGGCTCCCTCCGTCATCACATCACACAAGGCTTGATGTCCTGGTAGGTCACTTGTTGGTGATAGTAAGATCCGCTGCTCGCCGAATGCATCGAGGAGGAAGCCATGGCGTTGAAAGAGAAGACGAACTCCTTTCGGTCGCACATGCTAGGGGACTGGGAGTGATACCGGGGGATACCTAGAATGGCGAGGAAATAGAAAGAGATGTAAATTCGGCTAGAAGGacggggctcaggggaaggacACCCCCCACACTAGTCTCCTaacccccaactccttcccttcccaggacTTCCCAAGACGGGGGGAGCACGCAGGCGGGTGGGAGGGCACAGGGCAGGATCATTtcgggggcaggagggaaagggggaactggcaacccccaccccccaccccacacacacaccagcccctctgtctctccatccctctgcccctccacccttcctgaccctccgcccctccgcccgcaTCCTCCGCCCCTGGTTGGGGTTTTGCGCTGAAAGCAGGTGgtctgaggggaggaaggaggggggtgggggtgttccaCCCTGTCTCTCGCCCCTTATCCGCCAGGGGACTGGACTTTAAAAGAAATAATAAGATGCCTGAGAAGTTTGAATTATCCCTTTGTAAATCTGTCTCCGAAATATTGGAGGGAAACGTCATTCGGCCCCCGGCTCCCAGCGCTGGGAGTCCCCCTCCTGCCGCATCCCGGGGGGCTGGACGCTGGGATAGTGGGGCCCCGGATTGGGGGTCAAGGAGGACAGAGcagcttccctctgccccccttacCTGCCCCGGGAGTCCCTCTCCCTGATGTGGGAACCTCCCCAGtgaatcccaggccccgggcCGTGGGGCGAGGAAGATGGAAGAGGGCATTTTCGAAGGACGAAGGGAGCAGTCGACAggcggtggggcggggtgggttaGGCCGGTGGGCTGGGTGGGGTGAGGCCGCCATTTTTGGGGCTTTTCTAGTAGAACGATGAGAGACGACAGCAAAAAGTGCAGGCCGGAGAGTGTCGGCCGGACGGGGCGGGGAAGGCCGgacgggagaggcgggggccggggactcTTCGCTTTCCTCATCGGGTTCTGGgccgaggccgggggccggggcagcgCTGGCCAAGCCGAGACCACCTCGGCCTCCCTCTCCTGAGGCCCGTTCCTGGAGGGCAAGGCTAAGCCTCGGCCTAACTCCGGAGTCAGGGCGGCCGGCCTCCGACAAACTGGCCCGCACTGTCAGCGGCAGGCCACCCTTGGCTTGGCTTTCCGAAAGGGCCCGGGGATGTGGGCTTGATTTATTCCCCCTCATTCTGGGGCCCGGAGTGTCCTTTTTGAGGACAGGCCGCGGCAGGCTGGAGAGCTGAGCGGGCCAGTCCCAGCCccgggtccgggcccgggcccgggcccagggCAGCAGCATCACCGGCCCGTCGCTCCCCTGCCCCGGGCTGGCTTCGGCCGCCTGGCACCGCACCGGTCACCCTGGGGAGCGCCCCCTGACCCTGGAATGCGGTCGAACCCGCCCCTTCCAAGCCCGTCTCCACGGCTCCCGGGGGCCCGACTCCGTTGGAGATCCCTGGTCTCCCAACCGGCCGGGCCCCAGCCCCGAGGTAGCCGCCTCGGTCCCCCTCCTGACGGCGCAGGTCGGCCGGGCCTTTCGGTCGGCCGGCCCGCAGGGCAGCGGGTCTTCCGCCGGCCGAGCTGAGGTCGGGGAAACGGGCCACGAACAGCGGGAGGTGGGAGGCCCTGAGCCCCGCCTCCCCTTCTGCTGCTGGCCCCGCCGGCTCGGGTCTCTTCCCCCCTGCAGCCAGGAGGCCCTGGAAGGCCAGCCTCGGCCCTCTGCAGAGGGTCGGGCGGGCACCGGGGGCTGCCTGGTCCCTCAAACCCCGGGCAGAGTGGAGCCCCGAGCGGGAAGACCTCAGAGCCTGGACGGGGGTGGAGGGCTCGGAACCGGATCACGGGCCCAGAGGCTGCCGCTACTAGACTTTAGGTCGATGggaagagggagcggggagggtgggCAAGCGAAGGAGGCGTGGAGTTTGAACGCGAGGGGTGCGTTTGTTGAGGGGGGGGAGATGGTGCGCCGATGTGCGTACACACAGCAAATacaacccccccacacacacccgcGCATATCTGGACTTCTGTGCAGATGGGTTGCGTGCATTTAGGCCCACGCACACGACACGGGCGcacgcacacgcacgcacacacacaaacacacacacacacacacacacgtagatGTCATCTGCCTGTCCCGGCAGGTTGGGGACTTAGGGACCaataggaccccccccccccggcccccgccccgctcccaagACCCTCGGTGAGAGCTGCCTCCTCCGCAGGCCAGTCCTTCCCTGCTTCCTCGTCTCCCTCCCcacgacccccgcccctcccgggtcCGTCTTACTCCCccgtccatccccccgccccccacccctcctcgggccgcgacccccaccccccccccaccccggctcaccCTGCAGCTCGGCGGCGGTGTTGTGGCTGTTCTGGTGCAGGTAGGGCTGGTCCAGGGAGTGCGTGGAGAGGCTGGACGAGAGGGGGTTGGCGGCGGGGTtgcagggggacaggggctgcTGCTTGATGTAGGAGGCGCCGCTGTTGAGGGCGGCCGAGGCGGAGGGCGGCCAGGCGGAGGCGGAACCCGAGTAGACGGAGTGAGGCTCCATGACCCCGCCGCCGGCCAGCAGCGGGGAGGCGGGCACCGAGCTCTCGTGGTGCGGGTAGTCGGCGCCGGCCGAGCCCGCGCAGCTGCCCATGTACGAGTGACCCCCGTTGGCGGGCAGGTGAGGCACGGAGTGTCCGGCCAAGCCCATGCCGTCCACGTTGCCCGGCAAGTGGCCGTTCATCATGCCGATGCCCCCTTCCAGGGCCAGGCTGTTGGGCGGGCAGGAGATGCCCCCGGCCGAGCCCTGGAAGCCGTAGGTGTCCGGGAGGTGGTTGAAGCCCAGCCCGTTCATCATGCTGTACATGGGCTTGAGcgcctggcatttcctcctgaagccgcggggccggcggcggaacGAGCCCTCCTCGAACATGAACTCGCTGGCCGGGTCGATGGTCCAGTAGTGGCCCTTGCCCGGGCGGCCGAGGCCCTTGGGCAGCTTGATGAAGCACTCGTTGAGCGAGAGGTTGTGGCGCACCGAGTTCTTCCAGCCCTGGTAGGAGCCGCGGAAGAAGGGGAAGCGGCTCTGCAGGAACTGGTAGATCTCGCTGAGGGTCAGCCGCTTGGTGGGCGAGCTCTGGATGGCCATGACGATCAGGGCGATGTAGGAGTAGGGCGGCTTCTCCGGCCGGCGGATCCCGGCGTTGGTCTTCTTGGCCTTGGAGGTGGTGGACGAGGCGGGGTCCATggccgagccgccgccgccgccgccgccgcctcctcctcctcctcctcctcctcctccgcctccgcctcctcctcctcctcctcctcctcctcctcctgctcctgctcctccgccgcctccgctGTGGCCGccgtgatgctgctgctgctgctgctgctgctgctgctgcttctccgggaCCGAGGACATCGGGTGGccggtcccgccgccgccgctgccgccgctgctCTGcgcggacgaggaggaggagggaggaggaggtggaggaggaggaggaggaggaggaggaggaggaggagggggctgcgaGGAGGGAGCCCGCTGCACCTCTGCCGTCATCTGCAGCAACTTTTCCAAAGCGGTCGgcggcgccccctccctcccaaccccccgccccctctcctcccccgaggAGCGCTCTCCCTCTGCTGGGGGCGGTCgccgcgccctccctccctctccctctctctctctctctctctctctctctctccacccccttctctgcccttcccccccacccccgcccccaaacccgcGATCCcagcagggaagggtggggggtgggatgggaatggggggCAGACggcggagcccggggagggggagggggcaggcaggcGCTTTCCAGCccgggaggcccggaggagcccgCTGGAtttcgggggagggggccggccgggggtggggtctcCGGTGTCcgcggaggagcggggccggctggagcctccctccttccttccctccttccctccttccctccttccctccttccctccttccctccctccctccttcagcgCCGCCGCTGCCCGCAGGAGCAGGAGCCGCCGCCGGTCATGGCAGTGAGTCCGCCGGGCGGACTCTGCCCCGCCGGGGGAGATCGCCTTTAACTTTATCTCTCGTCCACGGCGTCCGGAGCCTCTTGACATAAGACGTAAGAAGCCCGAGGAGT includes:
- the FOXF1 gene encoding forkhead box protein F1, which translates into the protein MDPASSTTSKAKKTNAGIRRPEKPPYSYIALIVMAIQSSPTKRLTLSEIYQFLQSRFPFFRGSYQGWKNSVRHNLSLNECFIKLPKGLGRPGKGHYWTIDPASEFMFEEGSFRRRPRGFRRKCQALKPMYSMMNGLGFNHLPDTYGFQGSAGGISCPPNSLALEGGIGMMNGHLPGNVDGMGLAGHSVPHLPANGGHSYMGSCAGSAGADYPHHESSVPASPLLAGGGVMEPHSVYSGSASAWPPSASAALNSGASYIKQQPLSPCNPAANPLSSSLSTHSLDQPYLHQNSHNTAAELQGIPRYHSQSPSMCDRKEFVFSFNAMASSSMHSASSGSYYHQQVTYQDIKPCVM